AACTGCTCGAAAGAGaataaagatgatgatCAGATTCAGTCATCGGAaggaattttcaaattgataaaactAGGCGATATAAATCAAACAACGTTGAAGGTTATCGATAGGTATATTAAGAATGCTACAAGAGGAGAACCTTTGATGGGAATATCCTctagagaaaaagaactgTGGGCTGAACTTCTACCTGCTCTAGAGGATGACGCTGAATTGCATTTTGGTGAATCATTATACAGGATTCTACATGAGGCGATGAAGGACTTCAACAAACCCACTCCGAAAACTGACGAATATACCAGCaagaaaatatttttctttactgaCTGTTTAAAGCCTTACAATGAGGACAACTTTCTCAAGGAGAAAATTCAGAATAAACTCAGGGAGTTGAATAGCAACAAGATAACCGTGTATCCGTTCATACTACGTCCgcatgatgatgatgataatgataatggtGCACCGATAAAAAAGGAAGACGATACAGAAAGTCAAGTTTACCAGGACCGCTATGTACAACTTAAAGAGTTTAGAGAATTGTTTGACTACCCCGCAGGAGCAGAGGGGAAAAAGTATTTGCCGGTTATCGATGACTTAACACTTGATgcacttgaagaaaagcTAATCAAACACACCACAATGAGAAACTACAATTTCCAGTGCCCCCTGATATTGAGAAATGGTTTCCAGATACCTGTGAAAGGCCTAAATTTATTAACCACAGCCGAATGGAAAAGGGTAAAGTTTTATAACAGTAATAATAGATTGCATTACGCTTTTCggaaaaatatttttgcACAGGATAACCTAATaattgaggatgaagaCATAGTTAAAGCCTGCAAGGTAGGCGATCAATTCTTCCCATACAACGAAGAAACTTTTTCTGAATGCTTAAAGTTTGGCGAAAAAGATGCCCCACTGCTTCGTGTTATAGGAGCAAGGAAGTTCACACATGTAACTAAGTCACATACCATCAATAAATCTGTGTTCGTCATAGCAGATGAGAATACCAAAGAGGAAAGCTCACTGGAGAGATTCGCTGCCTTGTACAAGTCTTTGTGtgaaaaacaaatggtTCTACTATGTTGGGGAATGACCCGGAAACGATCGAATCCAAGAATATACTATTTAGTCCCTACAACAATAGCTGAAGagcaatttttttttaaaaagttCCCCCAGTCGTTGGCTATGATTGAAATACCATTTGCGGATGAAATTCGGAAAGCACCCGAATATATCGATCAGTTGGAATCCTTGGACAGGGTGGACGGGTCTGGAATGCTTGATTCATTGATTGAAGACTCAACTGTTCCTCATTTCAAGACCTTCCCGAATCCTGCGCTAGCATGGAAGTTCAAGGTAATGGAAGAACACATTTTACAGGTAGAACTTTCTGAGAAAGAACAGACTCAGAATATTGGTGACCGACAGCTGGAAGTAGATGATATGTACCAACAACTTCTTGAGATGAAgcaaaaaattgaaagtaACCCAATAACATCAGCCATTGTTCAGAAATTAGTGAATAGATATAACTGTATTTCCAACGACAACGAGTTAAAAAGGATATCACAAGAGTCACAAACCAATGCTAATAAGAAAGCTAAAATCGTTGGATCCCAACTCACTCTCTCTGATTCTAAAGTGGCTTTATATTATAAAGAATATGGATTGACTAATTGTACAAATGATATGCTTAAAAAATACATTAGCTCGAAAGGTGGAGTTATCAAAGGCGGCAGAAACAAAGGTGagatgatttcaaatattgTGGAGTATTTGAATAAGTATAACCTTTTATAGTTTTGGAGAGTATGTATTGTAGTACGGATAGTATACTTTCTCGCTATAACATGCGCGACACGAGGATAAATACATCAAGTACTTTTAATTATCGACAACTTAGCctattgaaatatttttgcTATAGCTTTAATGGTTAACCAAATAACAATAGATGGCTGGAATTTGGACAACAGAAAAAGAGACATATCTACTTAATCTGCTATGTTTCTATAGACCGCGGAGTGAGGTTGAAAccatattttcttctataAAGGataaattgaatgaaaaattcGGAGAAGGCGATTTTGACCTAGAGTCTGTGCAGAAAAAAGTATATGAATTCTATGACCTGAAGCAACTAGAGAAAATGGAGTTGAACGAGGTGACATCGGAACAAAATATCCTTGACAAGGAGCAAAgcaatttggaaaatgatTTGGTTTCTGAAAATGGAGAATTAGCCAAAACCGTTGAGGAGCAATCAGcgaaaagagaaaaacatgtggt
The Pichia kudriavzevii chromosome 2, complete sequence DNA segment above includes these coding regions:
- a CDS encoding uncharacterized protein (PKUD0B02450; similar to Saccharomyces cerevisiae YMR284W (YKU70); ancestral locus Anc_8.849) — protein: MEDQKYRDESEDEDNVIYNFHEGIVLAIHLSPTMYKKLPALFSTFLLLLKTLIKSMPKTGLGIYFSNCSKENKDDDQIQSSEGIFKLIKLGDINQTTLKVIDRYIKNATRGEPLMGISSREKELWAELLPALEDDAELHFGESLYRILHEAMKDFNKPTPKTDEYTSKKIFFFTDCLKPYNEDNFLKEKIQNKLRELNSNKITVYPFILRPHDDDDNDNGAPIKKEDDTESQVYQDRYVQLKEFRELFDYPAGAEGKKYLPVIDDLTLDALEEKLIKHTTMRNYNFQCPLILRNGFQIPVKGLNLLTTAEWKRVKFYNSNNRLHYAFRKNIFAQDNLIIEDEDIVKACKVGDQFFPYNEETFSECLKFGEKDAPLLRVIGARKFTHVTKSHTINKSVFVIADENTKEESSLERFAALYKSLCEKQMVLLCWGMTRKRSNPRIYYLVPTTIAEEQFFFKKFPQSLAMIEIPFADEIRKAPEYIDQLESLDRVDGSGMLDSLIEDSTVPHFKTFPNPALAWKFKVMEEHILQVELSEKEQTQNIGDRQLEVDDMYQQLLEMKQKIESNPITSAIVQKLVNRYNCISNDNELKRISQESQTNANKKAKIVGSQLTLSDSKVALYYKEYGLTNCTNDMLKKYISSKGGVIKGGRNKGEMISNIVEYLNKYNLL